The following are encoded in a window of Aptenodytes patagonicus chromosome 29, bAptPat1.pri.cur, whole genome shotgun sequence genomic DNA:
- the LOC143171625 gene encoding scavenger receptor cysteine-rich type 1 protein M130-like: AGSASLRLVLGGSRCDGRVEIFQHGTWGRVLDDHWDMREASVVCRQLRCGEAETAYNPPKPQRGTGPVGLRGVRCAGHEANLTLCNTSLPESMLAAGIAEDVGVVCRGSRQVRLVNGPGRCAGRVEIYYQGSWGTICDDGWDLPDATVVCHQLGCGGAVEAVGSAQFGEGSGQIWLDAVNCSGAEAALWDCPAGSWGQHDCGHKEDAGVVCSEFVDLRLENSDGCSGRLQVFYNGTWGSVCSNSMTPKTVSLACKELGCGDGGFLETRLPYGRVSGPAWLDRVECGERNSSFWQCPSAPWDPQSCDDLQDETHITCNDREKIRAVGGENGCLGRVEVWHRGSWGTVCDDSWDMQDAEVACRQLGCGPAVSALDKAAFGEGTGPIWLEQVECRGTEPSLQDCWARPGDSGACRHKEDAAVNCSGER, encoded by the exons gctggctccgcgtccttgcggctggtgcttggagggagtCGGTGCGACGGACGAGTAGAGATCTTCCAGcacgggacatggggcagggtcctggatgaccactgggacatgcgggaggccagcgtggtgtgccggcagctgcggtgcggagaggcagagacagcttacaaccccccgaagcctcagagagggacaggtcctgtggggctgcgaggggtcaggtgtgcagggcacgaggccaacctgaccctctgcaacacctccctgcccgagagcatgctggcagcagggattgcagaggaCGTGGGGGTCGTTTGCCGGG ggagccggcaggtccggctggtgaacgggcctgggcgctgcgctgggagagtggagatctactaccagggcagctgggggaccatctgcgatgacggctgggacctgcccgatgccactgttgtttgccaccagctgggctgcggaggggcggtgGAGGCGGTTGGCTCTGCTCAgttcggggaaggctctgggcagatctggctggatgccgtgaactgctctggggccgaagctgctctctgggactgcccagcagggtcctgggggcagcatgactgTGGGCACAAAGAGGACGCAGGAGTCgtctgctcag agttcgtggacctgaggctggagaacagcgatgGCTGCTCCGGGCGCCTGCAGGTTTTCTATAACGGGACGTGGGGGAGCGTTTGCTCCAACTCAATGACTCCCAAAACAGTGtcgctggcatgcaaggagctgggctgcggggatggagggttcctggaaacacgcctgccctatggtagggtgtctggccccgcctggctggatcgtgtggagtgtggggagagaaacagctccttctggcagtgtccctccgctccctgggacccacagtcgtgcgatgacctgcaagatgagacccacatcacctgcaatg acagggagaagattcgtgccgtgggaggcgagaatgggtgcttgggcagagtggaggtctggcaccgcggctcctgggggacggtgtgcgatgactcctgggacatgcaggatgccgaggtggcatgcaggcagctgggctgtggccctgcagtgtctgccctggacaaggctgcatttggggaggggacgggtcccatctggctggagcaggtggagtgccgggggacagagccatctctgcaggactgctgggctcggcctggggacagcggtgcctgccggcacaaggaggatgctgccgtgaactgctcaggtgagcggtag